The Prunus persica cultivar Lovell chromosome G7, Prunus_persica_NCBIv2, whole genome shotgun sequence genome has a segment encoding these proteins:
- the LOC18769528 gene encoding beta-glucosidase 12 has protein sequence MHHFIACLNIAAEFWEETMTNSFKYETCHFPLYHDILRSCPLKPIQCPCVFTILMRSTYFLLYIKAMQHASRSQLILLKIITNNNNKKPQVMAMQLRSFLLGILLLIGFAFTNSEADIRAPPTHFDTASLNRSSFPEGFIFGVGSGSYQYEGAAKEGGRGPSIWDTFTHKYPEKISDGSNGDITVDQYHRYKEDVGIIMNMGWDAYRFSISWSRLLPNGKLSGGVNKEGIKYYNNLINELLRNGLTPFVTLFHWDLPQTLEDEYGGFLSPHIVNHFQDYAELCYKEFGDRVKLWSTLNEPYTFSDYGYATGTLAPGRCSTWQQLNCTGGDSSIEPYLVTHHQLLAHAAAVKLYKNKYQASQNGVIGITLVSNWFEPLSEEKENKNAALRALDFMFGWFAEPLTSGDYPQSMRSLVGSRLPKFTKEQSKLLIGSFDFLGLNYYTGYYASDAPQNNSVYASYTTDVGVNLSSERNGVPIGPKSESGGLNVYPQGIQHLLLYTKKKYHNPIIYITENGVDELNDPKLSLAEALNDTHRIDFYNRHLHYVQSSIDNGVKVKGFFPWTFLDDFEWNSGFSLRYGITYVDHNDGLKRHPKLSAHWFKSFLKKY, from the exons ATGCACCATTTTATTGCGTGTTTGAATATAGCAGCTGAGTTTTGGGAGGAGACAATGACAAACTCATTCAAATATGAAACTTGCCATTTCCCTTTGTACCATGACATTCTACGTAGTTGCCCCCTCAAACCCATTCAATGCCCATGTGTGTTTACTATTCTCATGCGCAGCACGTACTTCCTCCTCTATATAAAGGCCATGCAGCATGCCAGCCGGAGCCAACTTATACTTCTCAAGATTattaccaacaacaacaacaaaaaacctCAAGTTATGGCAATGCAATTACGTTCTTTTCTCTTAGGCATACTGCTACTAATTGGCTTTGCTTTCACAAATAGCGAAGCTGATATTAGAGCTCCACCCACACattttgacactgcttctcTCAATAGGAGCAGTTTTCCAGAAGGGTTCATATTTGGTGTAGGTTCTGGATCTTACCAA TATGAAGGTGCGGCAAAAGAAGGTGGTAGAGGACCAAGCATTTGGGATACCTTCACCCACAAATATCCAG AAAAGATTAGCGATGGCAGCAATGGAGATATCACTGTTGATCAATATCACCGCTATA AGGAAGATGTGGGGATTATAATGAATATGGGGTGGGACGCTTATCGATTCTCTATCTCATGGTCAAGATTGTTACCAA ATGGAAAGTTAAGTGGAGGAGTGAACAAGGAAGGAATCAAATATTACAACAATCTCATCAATGAGCTCTTACGCAACG GTTTAACGCCATTTGTGACACTCTTTCATTGGGATCTTCCTCAAACTTTAGAAGATGAATATGGTGGTTTCTTAAGCCCTCATATTGT AAATCATTTTCAAGATTACGCAGAACTTTGTTATAAGGAATTTGGTGATCGAGTAAAGCTTTGGAGCACACTGAATGAGCCGTATACCTTCAGCGACTATGGTTATGCAACCGGGACCCTTGCTCCGGGACGATGCTCCACTTGGCAACAGCTAAACTGCACCGGCGGAGATTCATCTATTGAACCATATTTGGTAACACACCACCAGCTCCTTGCTCATGCAGCTGCAGTAAAattgtacaaaaataaataccaG GCGTCTCAAAATGGAGTGATAGGGATAACACTGGTGTCAAATTGGTTTGAGCCCCTTtcggaagaaaaagaaaataaaaatgctgCATTACGAgctttggattttatgttcGGATG GTTTGCTGAGCCATTGACAAGTGGTGACTATCCGCAAAGCATGCGGTCTCTCGTCGGAAGCCGATTACCAAAATTCACGAAAGAACAATCCAAGTTGCTAATTGgttcatttgattttcttggactAAATTACTATACGGGTTACTATGCAAGTGATGCACCTCAAAATAACTCGGTATATGCCAGCTACACAACAGATGTTGGCGTTAATCTTTCAT CTGAGCGTAATGGGGTCCCCATCGGTCCAAAG AGTGAATCAGGAGGGTTAAATGTTTATCCACAAGGAATTCAACATCTTTTACTCtacacaaagaaaaagtatCACAATCCAATTATTTACATTACTGAAAATG GTGTGGATGAGTTGAATGATCCGAAATTATCACTTGCCGAAGCCCTTAATGATACCCATAGAATTGACTTCTACAATCGCCACCTTCATTATGTTCAAAGTTCTATTGA CAATGGTGTCAAAGTGAAGGGATTCTTTCCCTGGACGTTCCTGGACGACTTTGAATGGAATTCGGGATTCAGTCTTCGATATGGTATCACGTATGTAGATCACAATGATGGGCTTAAAAGGCACCCAAAACTCTCGGCGCACTGGTTCAAAAGTTTCCTTAAGAAGTATTGA